In Sphingobacteriaceae bacterium, the following proteins share a genomic window:
- a CDS encoding DNA-binding response regulator, producing the protein MKILVVEDEKELASNIEAYLHGQGYRCEFAETFSQAVDKISAFQYDCILLDIMLPGGSGLKVLEEIKKQNKQDGVIIISAKDSLDDKIKGLEIGADDYIAKPFHLSELSARIHSLLRRKQFGSSNILTLNELQINLLAKTLTVNNNPVSLTKKEFDLLLLFIGNKNRIISKNALAEHLSGDMADMLDNHDFVYAHIKNMKRKLTDAGYGNYLKTVYGTGYKWEQ; encoded by the coding sequence GTGAAAATCTTGGTTGTAGAAGACGAAAAAGAACTGGCCTCAAACATCGAAGCTTACCTTCATGGACAAGGTTATCGATGCGAATTCGCCGAAACTTTTAGCCAAGCGGTGGATAAGATCTCCGCTTTTCAGTATGATTGTATTTTACTTGACATAATGCTTCCCGGTGGAAGCGGATTAAAAGTACTGGAAGAAATTAAAAAGCAAAATAAACAGGACGGTGTGATTATCATTTCAGCGAAAGATTCTTTGGATGATAAGATTAAAGGTTTAGAAATAGGTGCTGATGATTATATCGCGAAGCCATTTCATCTTTCGGAGTTATCCGCCCGTATTCATTCTCTACTCAGGCGCAAACAATTTGGCAGTTCAAATATTTTAACTCTAAATGAACTTCAAATAAATCTGCTTGCAAAAACACTTACTGTAAATAACAATCCTGTAAGTCTCACTAAAAAAGAGTTTGATTTATTGTTATTATTTATCGGTAATAAGAACAGAATCATCTCTAAAAATGCATTGGCAGAGCATCTATCAGGCGACATGGCGGATATGCTGGACAATCACGATTTCGTGTATGCACATATTAAAAATATGAAACGTAAGCTAACGGATGCCGGTTATGGAAATTATTTAAAAACAGTTTACGGAACGGGATACAAATGGGAACAATGA
- a CDS encoding histidine kinase, translating to MGTMIKLLNKPLRTFIVFTCVVLACSIPAYFYLIESIWLDELDDHNLHLKEQIQTRFNEPNTAELNKKIELWNQIQVSSQITPASDFHKDSVYISERETGDNGVMELERFRGLFSTVSLNGKPYNVAIETNVEEVHETVFAISMITCLFILLLILGFILLNRRLSKRIWMPFTNTLEKLKQFDLNSAGVINFVNTDIQEFAELNETLVKLIDNNVRVHTQQKEFTQNASHELQTPLALLKTKIDLLIQDASLTTQQRKVIESLDNSISRVTRINKNLLLLVGIENKLYESESVDLSELVKSLATNFTDFAEDKGSGISMNVKDGINIQANESLVEILISNLLSNTVRHGVPNSGIAVTLNEQVLIVSNEGKGSLNENNLFKRFISATANNPGTGLGLAIVKEISEKYGWRVTYTFTGNQHVFSVFF from the coding sequence ATGGGAACAATGATCAAGCTGCTAAATAAGCCACTGAGAACATTTATAGTTTTTACCTGCGTAGTTCTTGCTTGTAGTATTCCCGCCTATTTCTACCTTATAGAATCCATTTGGTTAGATGAACTGGACGATCACAATCTGCATTTGAAGGAACAAATTCAAACACGGTTTAATGAACCAAATACAGCGGAACTAAATAAAAAAATTGAGCTGTGGAACCAAATCCAGGTTAGTTCTCAAATCACACCTGCATCAGATTTTCACAAAGACAGCGTTTACATTTCCGAAAGGGAAACGGGTGATAACGGTGTAATGGAGCTAGAGCGCTTCAGGGGTTTATTTTCGACAGTCTCGTTAAATGGAAAACCTTACAATGTCGCCATCGAAACAAACGTTGAGGAAGTGCATGAAACGGTATTCGCTATTTCGATGATTACATGCTTGTTTATCCTATTACTGATCTTAGGATTTATTTTGTTGAATAGGAGACTTTCAAAGAGGATTTGGATGCCTTTCACAAATACACTGGAGAAACTTAAGCAGTTCGACCTGAACAGCGCCGGTGTTATTAATTTTGTGAATACGGATATTCAGGAATTCGCGGAGCTGAATGAAACACTTGTAAAATTAATCGATAATAATGTGCGGGTCCATACACAACAAAAAGAATTTACTCAAAATGCATCACATGAATTACAAACGCCATTGGCTCTTCTTAAGACGAAGATTGATCTGCTCATACAAGATGCATCATTAACCACACAACAACGAAAGGTCATCGAATCGCTTGACAATTCAATCTCCAGAGTGACCCGGATCAATAAGAATCTACTGCTATTAGTGGGCATTGAAAACAAACTCTATGAATCAGAGTCGGTTGATCTGAGTGAACTCGTAAAATCTCTTGCCACAAATTTTACCGATTTTGCTGAAGACAAAGGGTCTGGCATTTCAATGAATGTGAAGGATGGCATAAACATACAAGCCAATGAAAGTCTTGTGGAAATCCTGATCTCAAACCTTCTATCAAATACAGTAAGGCATGGCGTGCCGAATTCGGGAATTGCCGTCACTTTAAACGAGCAGGTACTAATTGTTTCGAATGAAGGCAAAGGCTCTCTAAATGAGAATAATCTCTTTAAACGGTTTATTTCCGCTACCGCAAATAATCCAGGTACTGGTCTCGGCTTGGCGATCGTAAAAGAGATATCTGAAAAATACGGTTGGCGCGTTACATACACGTTCACGGGAAATCAACACGTTTTTTCCGTGTTTTTCTAA
- a CDS encoding TonB-dependent receptor has protein sequence MNRIKIVLIFFLLGSSSFFAQESLITISGLLREKGANAPLPYASIVIKTEKDSVFVTGTISNDEGRFSIPGIKPGNYILTTSLIGYTTKIQPLYVGSLSPYLDLGSIEIAESASTLQEVEVAAKQDEVSGKMDKKTFSVEDNVSQSGGSVLQVMQNLPGITVQDGKVQLRGNEKITILVDGKQTALTGFGSQYGLDNIPASAIERIEIINNPSSKYDANGNAGIINIIMKKNQQEGFNGKVGLAGGLGALWIKKNNLPTIRPQYQATPKINPSLSINYRKQKINAFLQSDYLYTETLNKNEFVTRNYSDGTVIRQQTKRNRNTQFTNAKAGFDWNMSERDQLTVSGLFGSEKIIDHGDEPFFNSNLDTRLRLWQFLEDELKTTVMASAAYQHKFKEAGRLFNLGFNYTFHRENEKYFFDNILPSYTGHDAFKLLSDEQVFDLNADYIRPLKYGRMETGLKIRKRDIPTNMQFFPGINSPLDINAGGAATYKEIIPAIYGTYVYESKKVEAEVGLRLEYVDLEYQVNPNHNTYKSDGYAYTQPFPTLRFGYKFNDRNKLSLFYNRRVDRPNEVDIRIFPKYDDAEIIKVGNPGLKPQFTNSFEMGYKKSWQKGYLYMAAYHRMADATITRISTTIAGSTLIYAVFQNVNKSYNTGLEIVFTQEIAKWYSFNLNLNGYHNRIDAFTVNNPYPVAHTFSASAQEIYSGNAKFNNTFHFKKDIDAQITAIYLAPDLIPQGKIGQRFSLDLGVKKKIQKAKGEIFLNATDLLNTMNIRRDIVGDGFNYTSIDYYETQVVRVGYTYKF, from the coding sequence ATGAACCGGATAAAAATAGTATTAATCTTTTTTCTTTTAGGTAGTTCCTCTTTTTTTGCACAGGAAAGTTTGATCACCATATCAGGCTTGCTAAGGGAAAAAGGGGCAAACGCTCCTTTGCCTTATGCCAGCATCGTAATAAAAACTGAGAAAGACTCTGTATTTGTTACGGGCACAATAAGCAACGATGAAGGCAGGTTCAGTATTCCGGGAATTAAACCGGGAAATTATATTCTTACCACTTCGCTGATTGGTTATACAACAAAAATTCAACCTCTATACGTTGGGAGTCTATCCCCATATTTAGACCTCGGTAGTATTGAAATAGCAGAAAGCGCCTCTACGCTTCAGGAAGTGGAGGTAGCGGCCAAGCAGGATGAAGTAAGTGGAAAAATGGATAAGAAAACCTTTTCTGTTGAGGACAACGTAAGTCAAAGTGGTGGCTCTGTGCTGCAGGTCATGCAAAACTTGCCCGGTATTACTGTACAAGATGGAAAGGTCCAACTGAGGGGAAATGAGAAGATCACCATACTTGTCGATGGAAAGCAAACGGCGCTCACAGGTTTTGGATCGCAGTACGGTTTGGACAATATTCCTGCTTCTGCAATTGAGAGGATAGAGATTATCAATAACCCTTCATCAAAATATGATGCAAACGGAAATGCCGGGATCATTAACATCATCATGAAAAAGAATCAGCAGGAAGGATTTAATGGGAAGGTTGGACTCGCTGGTGGCTTGGGCGCGCTTTGGATTAAGAAAAATAATCTTCCAACTATACGTCCGCAATATCAGGCCACACCAAAAATTAATCCGTCACTTTCTATTAACTACCGTAAGCAAAAGATCAATGCTTTTTTACAGTCTGATTATCTCTATACAGAGACGCTCAATAAAAACGAATTTGTTACCCGCAACTACAGCGATGGAACCGTTATTCGCCAGCAAACCAAGAGAAACAGGAACACTCAGTTTACTAACGCAAAGGCAGGCTTCGATTGGAATATGAGTGAGCGCGATCAGCTTACCGTTTCCGGTTTGTTTGGTAGCGAAAAAATTATTGATCACGGTGATGAGCCTTTTTTTAATTCCAACCTGGATACCCGCTTACGTTTATGGCAGTTTCTGGAGGATGAGTTGAAGACGACGGTAATGGCTTCTGCTGCTTACCAGCACAAATTTAAGGAAGCAGGACGCCTGTTCAATCTCGGGTTTAATTATACTTTTCACCGCGAGAATGAGAAGTATTTTTTTGATAACATTCTACCGAGCTATACAGGACACGATGCGTTCAAACTACTCTCTGACGAACAGGTGTTTGATCTGAATGCAGATTATATTAGACCTTTAAAATACGGTCGCATGGAAACCGGCCTCAAAATCAGGAAGCGGGATATACCAACCAATATGCAGTTTTTTCCCGGAATTAACTCACCACTGGATATCAATGCCGGAGGCGCAGCAACTTATAAGGAAATTATCCCTGCGATCTATGGAACTTATGTGTATGAAAGCAAAAAGGTGGAAGCGGAAGTTGGGTTGCGATTAGAATATGTGGATTTGGAGTATCAGGTTAATCCTAACCATAACACTTACAAAAGCGATGGTTATGCTTATACCCAGCCATTCCCTACGCTTCGATTCGGATACAAATTTAATGACCGCAACAAACTCTCCTTGTTTTATAATCGTCGCGTAGATCGTCCTAATGAAGTCGATATCCGTATTTTTCCAAAATATGACGATGCGGAAATTATCAAGGTCGGCAATCCCGGACTGAAACCTCAATTCACCAATTCATTTGAGATGGGCTATAAGAAAAGCTGGCAAAAGGGCTACTTGTATATGGCCGCTTACCACCGCATGGCGGATGCAACGATCACCAGAATCTCAACCACGATTGCGGGTAGCACTTTGATCTACGCTGTTTTCCAAAACGTGAACAAAAGTTACAACACGGGTCTTGAAATAGTGTTCACGCAGGAGATCGCAAAGTGGTATTCCTTTAATTTAAATCTAAATGGTTATCATAACCGGATAGATGCTTTCACCGTAAATAATCCGTACCCTGTGGCTCATACATTCAGCGCGTCGGCACAAGAGATCTACTCCGGCAACGCGAAATTCAATAACACGTTCCACTTTAAAAAAGATATTGATGCGCAAATAACAGCAATCTATCTTGCACCTGATCTTATTCCACAAGGGAAAATAGGCCAAAGGTTTTCATTGGACTTAGGAGTAAAGAAGAAGATACAGAAAGCAAAAGGGGAGATATTTCTGAACGCAACGGATTTGCTTAATACCATGAATATCCGAAGGGACATTGTAGGTGACGGGTTTAATTATACTTCGATAGACTATTACGAGACGCAAGTGGTTAGAGTCGGATACACCTACAAGTTTTGA
- a CDS encoding bilirubin oxidase has translation MKIFLFNIFCVIAFFSDAQNPLFIPDTLAGPNYSLTMHTDSVQFFPGKKSYTYAYNLNKYLGPTLIFRKGTAVNITVNNQLNDTTTVHWHGIHLPSKWDGGPHSPILPNATWNPQFTIMDNAATYWYHPHMHMKTAVQAIKGATGLIIVRDNVEAALTLPRRYGIDDFPLIVQSQQYDSLNQSMPRGMEDSTLLVNGTMTPFLNAPAQVVRMRILNASGERTFNFGFSDNKQFYQIASDGGLLNLPNVTTRIRLSPGERAEILVNLSGMNTQTLNLMCYGSELPIGVQGGPTMPMPPGSPPMSSPLNGVDYSIMKINVVAPTLNPITTVPSILTANTVYLQSQSNASRKIRFTADSAMVMDGPFYFNDSTFNMMRIDYTIPLNSTEIWTLVNKTMVAHPFHIHDVQFQILNRNGISPGPEEKGRKDVVLVLPDDSISFIAKFEDYADDQIPFMYHCHILMHEDDGMMGQFVVGTSAVGIRSYTKNINELLIYPNPASDKLNVVIKNFNNHSNASLKIYNMLGNIVYSQNRVEGNLTQISTTGFAMGVYTIEFKCNTQVLTQKLIIE, from the coding sequence ATGAAAATATTTCTTTTTAATATTTTCTGTGTTATCGCATTCTTTAGCGATGCACAGAATCCATTATTCATTCCAGATACTCTGGCGGGGCCGAATTATTCTTTAACCATGCACACAGATAGCGTGCAGTTTTTCCCCGGGAAGAAATCTTATACCTATGCATACAATCTCAACAAGTATTTAGGTCCGACTTTGATTTTCAGGAAGGGGACGGCAGTGAATATTACCGTAAATAATCAGCTTAACGACACCACAACTGTGCATTGGCATGGCATTCACCTTCCATCCAAATGGGATGGGGGTCCACATTCGCCGATACTGCCTAACGCGACATGGAACCCGCAATTTACGATAATGGACAATGCGGCTACTTATTGGTACCATCCGCATATGCATATGAAAACGGCTGTTCAGGCTATAAAAGGGGCTACCGGACTAATAATAGTGCGGGACAATGTGGAAGCAGCATTAACCTTGCCGCGCAGATATGGTATTGATGATTTTCCTTTAATTGTTCAAAGTCAGCAATATGATTCTTTAAATCAATCTATGCCACGGGGGATGGAGGATAGCACTCTTTTAGTGAATGGCACGATGACTCCTTTTTTAAATGCGCCTGCGCAGGTTGTTAGAATGAGAATTCTAAACGCTTCAGGCGAAAGGACCTTTAATTTCGGGTTTTCAGATAATAAACAATTTTATCAGATCGCATCCGACGGTGGATTATTAAATCTTCCTAACGTTACAACACGAATCAGATTGTCTCCGGGTGAGCGTGCTGAAATATTAGTAAACTTAAGCGGAATGAATACGCAAACCCTTAACTTAATGTGTTATGGTTCTGAATTGCCGATAGGAGTTCAAGGAGGACCAACAATGCCAATGCCTCCGGGAAGCCCTCCGATGAGTAGCCCGTTGAATGGCGTGGACTATAGCATTATGAAAATAAATGTCGTGGCTCCAACACTAAATCCCATTACAACCGTACCTTCTATTCTTACTGCCAACACGGTTTATCTTCAAAGTCAATCTAATGCATCACGAAAAATAAGATTTACAGCAGATAGCGCGATGGTTATGGATGGGCCATTTTATTTTAATGACAGTACTTTTAACATGATGCGTATAGATTATACAATTCCTTTAAACAGCACTGAGATTTGGACACTGGTAAATAAAACAATGGTGGCGCACCCTTTCCATATTCATGATGTTCAATTTCAAATACTCAATAGAAACGGAATTTCGCCGGGCCCTGAAGAAAAAGGTAGAAAAGATGTGGTATTAGTCTTGCCTGATGATTCAATCAGCTTCATTGCGAAATTTGAAGACTATGCTGACGATCAAATTCCCTTTATGTATCATTGCCATATTCTTATGCATGAGGATGATGGTATGATGGGCCAATTTGTAGTAGGAACATCGGCAGTTGGAATTCGCTCATATACGAAAAACATAAATGAATTATTAATCTATCCTAACCCTGCATCAGATAAACTAAATGTTGTTATAAAGAACTTTAACAACCACAGTAATGCCTCTTTGAAAATATATAATATGCTAGGCAACATCGTCTATTCACAGAATAGAGTAGAGGGTAACCTAACTCAAATTTCTACCACGGGCTTCGCTATGGGTGTTTACACAATAGAATTTAAATGCAACACTCAAGTCTTAACACAAAAACTAATTATCGAATGA
- a CDS encoding ATPase: MKTIFKLNCVLISFLTLYACGEKGFNPNVTENSKVTFQVNGNCEMCKETIENSLKVEGVKDAFWDEDSKIITVSYDTTKISLDQMEKNVARVGYDNEKYKGDDKAYTDLPECCQYTRK, encoded by the coding sequence ATGAAAACAATTTTTAAACTTAATTGTGTGCTAATCTCCTTCTTAACCCTATATGCTTGTGGTGAGAAAGGATTTAATCCCAATGTTACGGAAAACTCTAAAGTAACCTTTCAGGTAAATGGTAACTGCGAAATGTGTAAAGAGACAATTGAGAACTCCTTAAAAGTAGAAGGTGTAAAAGATGCTTTCTGGGATGAGGACTCTAAAATTATAACAGTATCCTATGATACCACAAAAATCAGTCTCGATCAGATGGAGAAAAATGTAGCAAGGGTTGGGTATGATAACGAAAAGTATAAGGGGGATGACAAAGCTTACACGGATTTGCCTGAGTGCTGTCAGTACACAAGAAAATAA